The genomic stretch TGCCTCTTCACATGAAacataactaattaaataattacaaaataaaaggTAATGCTCATTGTTAAAtgtttactactactattagtaTTTTCATTACTTATTATTTAACTTTGTCATTCATATGCAGAAATACATAAAGTTAGCAATCAATCATGAGCAGCAGCAGAAAAAGATCCACTGAATGGCTAAGGCCTAAGGTTATTGCGCTATTTCTTTTGTGTAAAACAATCATATTGGTATATAGAGCACTAGTTTATATTATCTTGATTAATTAGTGATGATAACTTATAAGAGCCATTAATAGTTGGCTAATAAGCTATCATGTCTTTCATTAAGTATATTAGATTTGTTTCATTCAAAGAAATGTTTCAATTTAACATAAATTTTGCATTTATATTGGTTATGAATCCGtgaagataaaagaaaaaagaaactgTTAATAAATCTATAGTTCTAATATCGAATCAACTGCATGATCCTCTATGCAGCTGTTTACAAAATTGCAATCGTCCAATCATCTGCAATGTTCACATTAGGCTTGCGGATAGTTAGGACGGACGACCGGGCAGGCCCTCCTCGAAGCAGGAGCGGGCCGCGTTCGACGTCTGCCTTATGGTTCCCTGGCTCAACAAGTGCGGTTTTGGGGTCGGGAGACAGACCTACGACTATGATTCTTTCGATGGTGCAGCGCGAGGCAAATTTGCGGCTGCCAGCTGTAGCAGAGGCCATATTTGTAGAAGTAAGCTTCCCGTTTGAAAATGTGAAACGAAGGTGTATGTAGGCGCCTTGCTGGAACTCGAAGCTCTTCCCGTCGTCAACATAAAGCTCTCCTTCAGCAGCTTTGGAACTATTGAGCGCGATGACCTGCCATCCACACATATCAGAAACCATTTAGTTTCGGGAAGGGAATGAAGCAACAAAGACTCTATTTTTAGAACTTTCACTCGATAGAGCGAGATGGCCCGCTCACGCGTGATTAACGTTGGGAGTGAAAATATCCAGAATCTTGCAGTGAAACCTCAAACATAATCTTCCATTGGAGAAACTTATTGGACTCTATTTGAGGGCAAATTCGGAATCATGCAAGTTCATATAGTATGTTTGTGTAACTGAATTCGAAGACATACCAGAGTGTAAGGATCATTCTCCATTTGTGTGGAGCTTCGACGGGTTCTGTCTTTTCTTGGAATGATAGTACCAGCCCGCTGGAAAGAGGGTATGCTCTCTTCTAAAGCTTCCAGCTTATGAGTTACTCCTCCCTTGTAAGCAGCTCCAGTTTTCATATCATACCACAGCTCGTCCCCAGGAAGATACACATCAACGTGCTTGGCTCGCTGCAGAAAATTTCCAAACACATTAAGAGCATAGAATACGAATACTGATACCGGAGCAAGAGAACAGCAGTACAAGGGTAAGAGGTTGAATGGTCTTGTAAGAATGTGACCTCAGTGAATATTCCTTGCACCAATATACTGTTTCCAACCATAAAAGCCTCATCGTTGCTGAACGTCTTCTCATCGGAGGGAAATTCCATCCAAAGAGGGCGGATAACAGGAACACCACTGACATTTGCCTGTCTAAACAATGTGTAGTAGTATGGGAGCAACATGTAGCGTACGCGTATGGATTCCTTAATGATTTCGGTATTTCGTTCCCTGAAACCATCATATTCACTGAAGTAACTCAGAGAAGCATAGAAAGAATATTCCACAGGTTGTACAATTGTAGATGCAACATTTTAACACAAACTAACATGacaaaattatcaattatttacAAGTTTCTAATCAAACACTACTTTAGAGTCAGCACATGTGATGTGCCAAAGACTGTTACAATTTATGTTTCAAGCAGAAACTAGTTTGCAGGTAAAGCAGGATCTTACCCAAATAGCCAAGGCTCGCGTCTTTTTGTGTCGTGATGAGCATGTGCTCTGAAGAAGGGATAATAGGCACCCAGCTGATACCAACGAACCAACAATTCAGTATCAGGATTACCAAAAAATCCTCCGACGTCAGCACCTGTGAAGCACGCATAATCAGTGGCGAAGTAAGAGTTCAAGCACTAAAAGTTGTGGTAATGGGGATATTTACTAACCAGAGAATGAGATTCCAGTAAGACCCAGAGTCAAAAGCATCGGAACTGAAACCCGCAACTGATCCCAGTCAGCTGTGTTATCCCCTGTCCAAACTGCGCCGTATCTTTGACTTCCAGGGAAAAAGGCTCTTGACAAAACAAAAGGTCTGTCTTTTCCATCACTACGCTTAACAAGCCCATTTGCTGTAGCCATGTGAAAGTAGTAACCATAGGCATTATGCAACTCCCTGTGCTCCGCATCTCCGTAATGCAATGCATCTCTGGGCATTGTAACCTGATGAAAAACAAAGCTTTCATGTCACTGGGGGACTTGGAAGTCTGAAAGTTCCAATTTAGGGACCATAAAAACTAGGGTGTATCTTGATTATTGATCCCTAATCAGTGCTCTAACAAGTTTATTAATCACATCTAGGATTTAGTCAGGGCAGATGCACCCGAACATGCTCCTTTATGAAAAATAgttttttatattattgatATTTCTTTACAGCTTTGGGAACTTTCAATTATTGCAGCGCGAATCTTGAATGCTGGAAGTTAGCTTCTCAGGTGTAAGCCAGCCACTCACTAAAAATGTGTTATCAGAACTTGGTCTTGTAATATCAATATGAATGCATGAAATGGAGATCATTAAATATTAACATAACAAAATGAATAACCTAGAACTGCGTATGATGGTCAATCAGTTTATTAGTTTCTGAAAAGAATTCATGGATGAAATGAGGATATTTGACAAATGTTAAGTTGTTCTAACTTCTGACTTTGAACTCAGATTCAATAGTCTTAGCAAAATGATGTTAACCACTTTGGACCAAGAATGTAGGCAGGAAAAAAGTGATTTGACAATGCAAAAACCAGTTCGAGCTCGAATGGCAAAAACTgctacatttatttatttaacagGATGCCTTATGTATTTTTCTGGATGACAGCTGAAAATGTTACTTGTACGTAATCTTATCTTTCAGCCAAAACTgctacatttatttatttaacagGATGCCTTATGTATTTTTCTGGATGACAGCTGAAAATGTTACTTGTACGTAATCTTATCTTTCAGCCATTTTATGCTTCAAATATTGTCAGTTGTCACTGATAGTATTTGGCACCACATCAATATCTAAAAGAATACTTTTGGCAAATATATCTCATAATTCTCATTCAAGAAAAGATAGCTCACTTTGAGATGACCGAAAAAGAAATATGAGCAGTAAAGTGGGATATAGGAGGGTTCAGTGAGAATGTAGGTAGAATACCACCAAGTAATAGAGGACTGTTACTCAAAAGCACAAAGTAAATAAATTTCATATGCAGCCGATGAAATTCATTTTCCTTCAATTATGTGTCAGTGAAAATGCCAAATTAGTAATGGTTAAAATCCCAAAAATGGTGTGGATTAACTTAGAAGACAGTGTTACTTCTTTCAGTCAAGGAAGCAACTAGGTAGACTAAAATCAAATCCACTTTCCCTCCCCCTCCTACTCAACAATACATCTTGTAAGTGTGCTTTAAATCTAGAAGTTAATAAGCAGCAAGCAAATAGGTTCTGAACACCAAAAATGCATTAGCACTACAAGCGGTTCTCCAATACTTCAAACATGTGTGAATTTAGCAACAAACTTgtatgaattttaagaattgAATAGACCAAAATCATTTGACAAGTTAGCCAATATATCaaatagattaaacacaaaggAAACCAATAGTAAAATCTGCAAGAGTAAGGGATTGAGAAAGAAATAAAGCTTACCTCTGGACCATTGAAGACAGAAGGTTCATTCATGTCATTCCAGATGTATAGCGAAGGAGTTGAGCCAACATAATTCTCGTATGAGAATTTTTCAGCCCACCAGGACCTGATCTCTGGATTCAACATATCCAGGTAAGAAGAGGAGCCAGGCCAGCACCATCCATCAAAATCCTTCCCAGTCGAGTCCCTTACATAATATCCCTTCTCAGATGCCTCCTTATGTATATAATACGAGTCGTCCCTCTTGATGTGAGGATCCACAATAGTTACCATACGCCTACCTTTACCAGCTAGCTTCTTCTGCATCTCTTCTGGATTAGGGAATAGCATCCTATCCCATGTAAAATACTTCTTTCCATCTGTGTGTTCAATATCAAGCCACAAAACATCATAGGGAATGTCATGCTCGTCAAACTTGGCATCAACATTGAAAACATCCTCCTCATCCCTGTAGTTCCATCTACACTGATGGTAGGCAGTGGCAAACAACTGAGGCATTGCCGGTGCTCCTGTCACACTAGTATACTGCCTAACGACATCTTTAGGCCATGGACCAACAAAGAAGAACGCATCCACCACACCAGCCTCACTCATCCACAATGTATCAACCCTCTTCTGATCAGAAGGCAGCATTAACACCGATGAGTTCTCATCATTCCATCCAGTCCCCAAAACATCAATCTGCATCTCAGCAGCATTGAGCCAGAAGAAACCTGAACTACCTCTCGACTTACCATGTGATATCATGAAAGGAATGCTTCCATAGAGCCCAAAAGGCGAATCATGCACGTATTCAAAAACATCGAGATTAAACAGCCTATATGGCTCAGAGAATTCAATCCCAGGCCCTCTAGTAGGGTTTAAGGCTAAACTAGTGGCATGTTCAGGAATCCCATACACAAAATCAGCCTCATAAAACGACACATCAAAGCTAATACTCTGCGATCCATAAGGCCTCTTATCAGTATGGCTCCTAAAATTCTCCCCCCATTCCTCACCCTCCTCTTTCTCCCTCAACTGTTCGAAATCAAACAACCCGTGTGAGTTCAAAGAAAGCACCTTTTTCCCATTCTCGCCACTCTCCCTCACAAAAACCTCAAAGGGATCGTGCCTAATCACAGCTTCATACTCTTCCGAGAGATAAACGACAGATATCGGACCATTCCCGTCCTTATCCTCCTTCAACCTCTGCAGCCATAGCTTCTTAATATAGAACCCGGGCTCAATCACATCGGGTACCTCGAATCTCTTCTTGCGGGGGGAAAGGCTTTGGTCCTCGTCAATCTTCATCCGCATCACGCCATCCTGATACGC from Salvia splendens isolate huo1 chromosome 15, SspV2, whole genome shotgun sequence encodes the following:
- the LOC121768107 gene encoding probable glucan 1,3-alpha-glucosidase; translated protein: MGRHLSTFLLLLLFANSVFSWKKDEFRNCNQTPFCKRARTRKPGSCSLIASDVSISDGDLVAKLIAKQSSQDVSEDQQRPTKPLVLTISAYQDGVMRMKIDEDQSLSPRKKRFEVPDVIEPGFYIKKLWLQRLKEDKDGNGPISVVYLSEEYEAVIRHDPFEVFVRESGENGKKVLSLNSHGLFDFEQLREKEEGEEWGENFRSHTDKRPYGSQSISFDVSFYEADFVYGIPEHATSLALNPTRGPGIEFSEPYRLFNLDVFEYVHDSPFGLYGSIPFMISHGKSRGSSGFFWLNAAEMQIDVLGTGWNDENSSVLMLPSDQKRVDTLWMSEAGVVDAFFFVGPWPKDVVRQYTSVTGAPAMPQLFATAYHQCRWNYRDEEDVFNVDAKFDEHDIPYDVLWLDIEHTDGKKYFTWDRMLFPNPEEMQKKLAGKGRRMVTIVDPHIKRDDSYYIHKEASEKGYYVRDSTGKDFDGWCWPGSSSYLDMLNPEIRSWWAEKFSYENYVGSTPSLYIWNDMNEPSVFNGPEVTMPRDALHYGDAEHRELHNAYGYYFHMATANGLVKRSDGKDRPFVLSRAFFPGSQRYGAVWTGDNTADWDQLRVSVPMLLTLGLTGISFSGADVGGFFGNPDTELLVRWYQLGAYYPFFRAHAHHDTKRREPWLFGERNTEIIKESIRVRYMLLPYYYTLFRQANVSGVPVIRPLWMEFPSDEKTFSNDEAFMVGNSILVQGIFTERAKHVDVYLPGDELWYDMKTGAAYKGGVTHKLEALEESIPSFQRAGTIIPRKDRTRRSSTQMENDPYTLVIALNSSKAAEGELYVDDGKSFEFQQGAYIHLRFTFSNGKLTSTNMASATAGSRKFASRCTIERIIVVGLSPDPKTALVEPGNHKADVERGPLLLRGGPARSSVLTIRKPNVNIADDWTIAIL